Proteins encoded by one window of Paroedura picta isolate Pp20150507F chromosome 11, Ppicta_v3.0, whole genome shotgun sequence:
- the RAB5A gene encoding ras-related protein Rab-5A, protein MANRGATRPNGPNAGNKICQFKLVLLGESAVGKSSLVLRFVKGQFHEFQESTIGAAFLTQTVCLDDTTVKFEIWDTAGQERYHSLAPMYYRGAQAAIVVYDITNEESFARAKNWVKELQRQASPNIVIALAGNKADLANKRAVDFQEAQSYADDNSLLFMETSAKTSMNVNEIFMAIAKKLPKNEPQNAGANSVRGRGVDLTEPTQPTKSQCCSN, encoded by the exons ATGGCCAACCGGGGAGCAACTAGACCCAATGGGCCCAATGCTGGGAATAAAATATGTCAGTTCAAGTTAGTTCTTCTGGGTGAATCTGCTGTTGGCAAATCAAGTCTGGTGCTTCGTTTTGTAAAAGGCCAGTTTCATGAGTTTCAGGAGAGTACAATTGGAG CTGCTTTTCTAACACAGACTGTGTGTCTTGATGACACAACAGTAAAATTTGAAATCTGGGATACAGCAGGTCAAGAACGATATCACAGTTTGGCACCAATGTACTACAGAGGAGCTCAGGCAGCTATAGTTGTATATGATATTACCAATGAG GAATCCTTTGCAAGAGCAAAAAACTGGGTAAAAGAACTTCAGAGGCAAGCAAGTCCTAACATTGTAATAGCTTTAGCAGGAAATAAGGCCGATCTAGCTAACAAAAGGGCTGTAGATTTTCAG GAAGCACAGTCTTATGCAGATGACAACAGTTTATTGTTCATGGAGACATCTGCTAAAACATCAATGAATGTAAACGAAATATTCATGGCAATTG CTAAAAAGTTGCCAAAGAATGAACCACAGAATGCAGGGGCCAACTCTGTCAGAGGAAGAGGAGTAGATCTTACTGAACCAACACAACCAACTAAGAGTCAATGCTGTAGTAACTAA
- the PP2D1 gene encoding protein phosphatase 2C-like domain-containing protein 1, giving the protein MTWETRSERTDPELQKGEEDSTKPVSTDFKKVGHLDITVLCSICREKVHIKQLFHHKRAHRAQIALGYQRPWIEALDINKLALRQKEQILKIIHSPKYIEQDAHKIIFSFNFLKESLKIAPYFSINSVERSSVHTEEASSPVIKAIAICQDRNALWRSNLEDVFVVLDNYGNRPGTSFLGLFDGSYGISAAKTTSAELPLLLLDQLSCIDSSYQVSKAEQEVLDSFRTVFRADYSIREKIFTSRASQTKKLLTSDYKWIHKAYAKSFWRMDRLLRLGRNENSRIRWSGCSAATCLVEKLISEKQDKQTQEGEETLQKISGESARNIMKQEKLSEDTSIVEEKTIIAQQGAPCVSNKRTSNNDHQEEEPLEKINEEEETTIEDSEHFNINEDRLQEHQLSNSNNSTESEDRLQEHQLSNSNNSTESEENSAGIMHIANVGNVHVVLCKNGESYWLSKEHTTYSSKERKRVLHSGGYISSNEPKGMIEGIIRTTRGLGYHGNPQLKKTVIPVPHTISIPVDDSCQFLILASNGLWEVLDKNEVVTLALVMYSAFLEQYQHAQQRKSSVAKTSIPEDFFFSWYLKPDFLLSEEDLEEGSMEENNTGITSPRCSGSVEEGRIPSGSLVGSSREQKLESPPEETINQLNLEEATVESWTFNEVTPSLEENNTEITSPRCTGSVEEGRIPSGSLEGSSREQKLESPPEETNDQSNLEEAAADSWTFNEDAPSSEDTETTSSSSSSQTSTEESQVLDEQHISGVFEPPDKQESSSQTEDQETDATTFYAHAAKYMSKHLVKAALRAGSRDNITVLIILLNGCDKIPTYVEHACEGSQ; this is encoded by the exons ATGACATGGGAAACAAGATCAGAAAGGACTGACCCTGAACTTCAGAAAGGTGAGGAAGATTCCACCAAGCCAGTTAGCACTGATTTCAAGAAAGTCGGCCATCTCGACATTACAGTTCTTTGCTCTATATGCCGTGAGAAAGTCCACATTAAGCAACTTTTTCATCATAAACGAGCACATCGGGCACAAATTGCACTAGGTTATCAACGACCATGGATTGAGGCACTCGATATAAACAAGTTAGCCCTTCGGCAaaaagaacaaattttaaaaataatacattctcCTAAATACATTGAACAAGATGCACACAAGATCATCTTTTCATTCAACTTCCTAAAGGAGAGCCTAAAAATTGCACCATATTTTTCCATCAACAGTGTTGAACGAAGTTCTGTACATACTGAAGAAGCAAGCAGCCCAGTTATTAAAGCCATAGCAATTTGTCAAGATAGAAATGCTCTATGGCGCTCAAACTTGGAAGATGTGTTTGTTGTACTAGACAATTATGGAAACAGGCCTGGAACATCCTTTCTTGGACTCTTTGATGGAAGCTATGGTATTTCTGCTGCAAAAACCACTTCAGCTGAGCTTCCCCTTTTATTGCTTGATCAGCTTTCTTGCATAGATTCCTCCTACCAAGTGAGTAAAGCTGAACAAGAAGTACTAGATTCATTTCGCACTGTCTTTAGGGCAGATTATAGTATAAGAGAAAAAATTTTCACCTCTAGGGCAAGCCAAACCAAGAAACTTCTGACAAGCGATTATAAATGGATTCACAAAGCATATGCCAAGTCCTTTTGGCGAATGGACAGGCTTTTGCGACTTGGAAGAAATGAAAATTCCCGGATTCGATGGAGTGGCTGCTCAGCTGCTACCTGTTTAGTGGAAAAGTTAATTAGTGAAAAGCAAGACAAACAAAcccaagaaggggaagaaaccctTCAAAAGATAAGTGGAGAAAGTGCAAGAAACATCATGAAACAGGAGAAGCTGTCTGAAGATACAAGCATTGTAGAGGAAAAAACCATCATAGCACAACAGGGGGCTCCATGTGTCAGTAATAAAAGGACCAGCAACAATGACCACCAAGAGGAGGAGCCTCTTGAAAAAATAAATGAAGAGGAAGAAACTACCATAGAGGATAGTGAACATTTTAACATTAATGAAGACAGGCTCCAGGAACATCAGCTGTCCAACAGTAATAATTCTACAGAGTCCGAAGACAGGCTCCAGGAACATCAGCTGTCCAACAGTAATAATTCTACAGAGTCCGAAGAAAATAGTGCTGGAATAATGCATATTGCGAATGTCG GCAATGTTCATGTAGTTTTATGCAAAAATGGAGAAAGCTATTGGCTTTCTAAAGAACATACCACTTACTCTTCAAAAGAAAGGAAACGCGTTCTTCATAGTGGAGGGTACATCAGCTCTAATGAACCCAAAGGAATGATAGAAGGAATTATTAGAACTACTCGTGGACTTGGCTATCATGGAAACccacagttaaaaaaaactgtAATTCCTGTACCTCATACAATTTCCATTCCAGTAGATGATTCATGTCAATTTCTTATTTTAGCTTCTAATGGACTTTGGGAAGTTCTAGATAAGAATGAAGTCGTGACATTAGCTCTAGTTATGTACTCTGCTTTTTTAGAACAATATCAACATGCTCAGCAACGAAAGAGCAGCGTGGCTAAAACGTcaatacctgaagacttttttttttcatggtaTTTGAAGCCAGATTTTCTTTTGTCAGAGGAAGATTTGGAAGAAGGCAGTATGGAAGAGAACAACACAGGGATAACGTCACCAAGATGCAGCGGCTCAGTGGAAGAAGGGAGAATTCCATCAGGTTCCTTAGTAGGAAGCTCAAGAGAGCAAAAATTAGAGAGCCCTCCAGAAgaaacaatcaatcaattgaaCCTTGAAGAAGCAACTGTTGAATCCTGGACATTTAATGAGGTTACACCATCATTAGAAGAGAACAACACAGAGATAACGTCACCAAGATGCACTGGCtcagtggaggaagggagaattccATCAGGTTCCTTAGAAGGAAGCTCAAGAGAGCAAAAATTAGAGAGCCCTCCAGAGGAAACAAACGATCAATCGAACCTTGAAGAAGCAGCTGCTGATTCCTGGACATTTAATGAGGATGCACCATCTTCAGAAGACACAGAAACGACCTCATCAAGTTCTAGTAGCCAAACCAGTACTGAGGAATCCCAAGTGCTTGATGAACAGCATATATCTGGTGTTTTTGAACCACCTGACAAACAAGAATCATCTTCACAAACAGAAGATCAAGAAACAGATGCTACAACATTTTACGCCCATGCAGCAAAGTATATGAGTAAGCATCTTGTAAAAGCTGCACTTCGAGCAGGTTCCCGAGATAATATTACTGTTTTGATAATACTCTTAAATGGATGTGATAAGATACCCACTTATGTTGAGCATGCTTGTGAAGGTAGTCAGTGA